In the genome of Deinococcus aquaedulcis, one region contains:
- the groES gene encoding co-chaperone GroES — protein sequence MLKPLGDRVLVEIIEEAEQKTAGGLYVPDTAKEKSQRGKVIAVGSGKMLDNGTRVALDVKEGDTVYFAKYGGTEVSLEGKNYSILAERDILAIVE from the coding sequence ATGCTGAAACCTTTAGGTGACCGCGTTCTGGTTGAAATCATCGAGGAAGCCGAGCAGAAGACCGCTGGCGGCCTGTACGTCCCCGACACCGCCAAGGAAAAGAGCCAGCGCGGCAAAGTGATTGCCGTGGGCAGCGGCAAGATGCTGGACAACGGCACCCGCGTGGCGCTGGACGTGAAAGAAGGCGACACCGTGTACTTTGCCAAGTACGGCGGCACGGAAGTCAGCCTCGAAGGCAAGAACTACTCGATTCTGGCCGAGCGCGACATCCTGGCGATTGTGGAATGA
- a CDS encoding GGDEF domain-containing protein, which produces MAARPATLSRTAFEDAFHALRGAPLTLAVLDLDHFKTLNDTLGHSEGDRVLRNVERLLSGSLPSGSIVGRIGGDEYAAILPETAAETALILFDEVIKHFHIHRDPQWPKSLGLSVGLAARPAHATTYEDLKRAADEAMIRAKREGRARACIYVESKMVLKSNYYPKSQLERLAKLSGALGRTEASLLREALDDLIERHRGEL; this is translated from the coding sequence ATGGCAGCCCGCCCCGCCACCCTGAGCCGCACCGCCTTTGAAGACGCCTTTCATGCCCTCCGGGGCGCGCCCCTGACTCTGGCTGTGCTGGACCTGGACCACTTCAAGACCCTGAACGACACTCTGGGCCACAGCGAGGGTGACCGGGTGCTGCGCAACGTGGAACGGCTACTCTCCGGCAGCCTGCCCAGTGGCAGCATCGTGGGGCGCATTGGCGGCGATGAGTACGCCGCGATCCTGCCCGAGACAGCCGCCGAAACCGCCCTGATCCTCTTTGACGAGGTGATCAAGCACTTTCACATTCACCGTGATCCGCAGTGGCCCAAAAGTCTGGGCCTGAGCGTGGGGCTGGCCGCCCGCCCGGCCCACGCCACCACCTACGAGGACCTGAAACGCGCCGCCGACGAAGCCATGATCCGCGCCAAACGCGAGGGCCGCGCCCGGGCCTGCATCTATGTGGAAAGCAAGATGGTGCTGAAAAGCAACTACTACCCCAAAAGCCAGCTGGAACGTCTGGCCAAGCTGTCCGGCGCCCTGGGCCGCACTGAGGCCAGCCTGCTGCGCGAGGCGCTGGAT